GTTATGCGAGCTATTTTAATAAAAGACATAAAAGAAAAGGCCATCTTTTCCAAGGCAGATTTCGCGCAGTTCATATCCAAGATGAAAGTCAATTAAGAACAGTGTTTGTTTATATTCATTGCAATCCGCTTTCTTTGATTGAGCCCAGCTGGAAAGAAAAAGGAATAAAACAGACAATTAAATCAACGGAATTTTTGGAAAACTTTAAGTGGTCAAGCTATCAAGATTATATTGGCAAAAATAATTTTCCTTCAGTTACCCAAAAAGATTTTTTGGTTAATGCTATTTTAGGCAAAGGGGGTGGTAGAAACTTGGTTAGGAATTGGATAAGATATAAAAAAGATTTAGTAGATTGGTATGAAGTTGGTATTGAATAAAGGAGAACAGTT
This genomic window from Patescibacteria group bacterium contains:
- a CDS encoding transposase, producing MLRGTGEELIFKDQDDYYRGIFSIFEFNTTKPVEIAIQRRKRKIQKNKGEQFSDDRDLLVEILAFCFMPNHIHLLLYQKKDGGITNFMRKFGAGYASYFNKRHKRKGHLFQGRFRAVHIQDESQLRTVFVYIHCNPLSLIEPSWKEKGIKQTIKSTEFLENFKWSSYQDYIGKNNFPSVTQKDFLVNAILGKGGGRNLVRNWIRYKKDLVDWYEVGIE